The region CGAATTGATACGTAGCAGTTGAATGATGCAACAGTCCTGCTTTTGTCTCGAGATGACTGCAAGGAGTGAATCGATGCGGGTAACCCGATCGTGTAAACAGAGATTGTTCGAGATCCGTAACCATGCCCACATGCATCGTGCCGGAAGATTGGTTCGGTGGATCGCAACCGTTGTAATCATCGTCGCGGTCGACTTTCCGGTCGCGGATGCTCAACCGTCGGTGATCGATCACGATGCCATTGATGTCGCCAGTTCGATCGAATCCGTCACGGTCTTTCGGCAGGAAGCAAACGTCATTCGCGAGATTCAAGTCGCCCCGTCCACTTCGATGCAGACCCTGCGGGTCAGCGGCCTGCCGCAAGCAATGCGGATACATTCCATCCGCTGCGAACCAAGTCCGACCATCAATGTCCGATCGGTGCGCGTGCTTTCGCATGTGGAAGTCCGCGATCGGAAACAGGAGGAACAGCAAAACGCATCGATCGCACAGACACAGCAGGCGATCGAGGAAGCTCAGCAAAACGTCGCGGCGATTGAGCGGGACTTGATGACGATCGAAAACTTGGTGCAGTTTTCGGCCAAACAAGCAAATCATGACCTCCGCCAAGCAACGTTGGATGCCGAATCGATTACCGAAATAGCGGATTTCGTGATGCAGCGGCGACGCGCGCTCGCGAAGGAGTTGTTGAAGGCACAGCATGCATTGCGTGCAAAGCAACAGGAGCTTGAAGGGATAATCGCGGAGATCTCGGAAGAGACTGATTCGGATACCGAGCAGACATTTGACGCGATCATCCGAGTGGATGCAACGGAGGGCGGGCCGTTACGACTGAGCTACTGGGTGGATGACGTTTCTTGGCAACCGAGCTATACGATTCGCGCCACATCGAATGTTGATGTTGAAGACGAAATTATGATTCAACTTGACGGTCACGTTTCCCAGAGTAGCGGTGAGGACTGGAAGGGCGTCAAGTTGGTACTTTGCACCGGCGTGCCAGACGTCAAAGCGGACGGTCCGGTCCTGGCACCGTTGCGTGTCACAGTCGATGGTGCGAGTTCAAAATTCGATTCACCAGGATTGGGAGGCGATCAATCGATTCCCGCATGGGTTGATCCTGGCGAATGGCAAACCAACTTGCGACTCAATGCCGACGCGTCGACCAAGCAGGTTCAGGAGATCAATCAACCTGCATCGGTGCAACGTGATCTTGCGAGTGACGCAGGGCAAAACGTCTCCGATGAAACCTACGTGATTGAGCGTGAAGTAGACGTCCCCCATCGAGCGATCAAGCAATCGGTAACGGTTTTGCAATCGACCGTGAAGGGCGACATCTATCGGGTCGTGGTTCCGCTGCTGAGTAGTTTTGCTTATCGCGAAGTTGAGGTCGAAAACCGATCGGGAGAAAACTTAGTCGGCGGCGATGCGATGGTCTTCTTGGATGGTCGGTTTGTTGGCAGGACAACTGTTCCTCCGACGGCCGCCGGTGGCGAGTTGTTACTGGGATTCGGCGCGGATCGGCAAGTCCGCACCCGCCGCGAATTACTCGAACGAACTGTCGAGCCTAAAGGCGGCAATCGCCTGACAACGCTGAAGTATCGCTTGGTGATTTCCAATTTTCACGATCAAGCGGTTGACGTCCATTTGTTCGATCGCTTGCCCATCAGTGACAGCGAAACCGCCATTGATCTGATCGCCGACGAAACGTCACTCGGCACGTTATCCGATGACGCGAAATACCTTCGATTGGTGCGGCCGACAGGGATTCTTCGTTGGGATTTGCAAGTTCCCGCTAAGCGATTCGGTAGCGACGCCTACGACCACCATTATCAATTCACAATCGAAATGGACCGTACGAAGACGATCACAGGAACGGATTTGCAGCGGCAAATCAACCAGGACTTACAATTCCAGCGTTTCAACGGTGGGGGCATGGGGGGTGGGATGGGAGGCGCCGGTGGCGGAGGTGCGCGATGACTGAGGGGCGATTCGGGAAAGCCGTCTAGAAAATTCCATCAGAATTTCATCGGCTTTCACGGCGGGTTACGTTGCCAGACGGCTTCCTTGTTTCGCCGGAAGGTGGCTGAAATTCACATCCGGCAATTCGGTGGTTTGACCCCCTGTTGCCGAGGTGGCCGCATTGTGGTTAGAGCGGTTGACCTGCTCCGGAGGGCTACTACGATTCGCGGCTAATCGATTAATCTTCAACCAGTTTCGCGACCCACCTCTAATGCTGAATTTCTTTCGTCGGCAGACTGCCAACACTAAGGATGATGTTCTCTCTGGCTTGACCGTAGCCTTGGCGTTAGTGCCCGAAGCGGTCGCGTTTGCGTTTGTCGCCGGCGTGTCGCCGTTGATCGGTCTTTACAGCGCCGTGTTTATCGGGTTGATCACCGCTGTCCTGGGTGGTCGTCCCGGGATGATCTCCGGAGCGACCGGGGCGATGGCAGTCGTCGTGGTTGGCTTGGTCACGATTCACGGGATCGAGTACATGTTTCCTGCCGTGATTCTGTGCGGATTGATTCAGATCGCGATCGGATTTGCTCGGCTTGGAAAGCTGATCCGCATGGTCCCGCACTCAGTCATGCTCGGCTTTGTCAATGGGTTGGCGATTGTGATTGGGATGGCTCAACTGGGCAGTTTCAAGATCCTTGATCTCGACGCCGGGGAGATGGTTTATCTCAGCGGTATTCGCCTGTGGTTGATGCTTGGCCTGGTCGGATTGACGATGCTAATCATTGTCGGATTGCCGCGTTTCACCAAAGCTATTCCCGCGTCGTTAGCCGCGATCTTGGTCGTCACGATGATTTCAGTTGGAATCAATCGAAGCGGGCAAATCGCCGGCGACGGGATTTCTTCGAACGCGATCGCTACCGTGGGTGACATGTTGGCAACGCATGCGACAGCGGCAACCGCCAGCGAACAACTCGCCAATGGCCAGGAGATCGTCCCCGTCGAGGCATCGATCGGCGGTGGACTTCCGAAGCTGTTTTTCATGGAATACTTGGTTCCGGAGTTCAGCTTCGAAACCTTGAAGATCATCTTTCCGTTCGCCCTTACGCTTGCCGGTGTCGGGTTGATCGAATCACTGATGACGTTGACCTTGATTGACGAGATCACCGAAACGCGGGGACGCGGTAATCGCGAATGTGTCGGCCAGGGTGTCGCAAACTTGGTGTGTGGTTTGTTCGGCGGCATGGGTGGCTGCGCGATGATCGGTCAATCATTGATCAACGTGAATTCGGGAGGTCGGGGACGTTTAAGCGGCATCACGGCAGCTTGTTGTTTGATGCTGTTTATCTTGTTCGTCGC is a window of Roseiconus lacunae DNA encoding:
- a CDS encoding mucoidy inhibitor MuiA family protein, with the protein product MRVTRSCKQRLFEIRNHAHMHRAGRLVRWIATVVIIVAVDFPVADAQPSVIDHDAIDVASSIESVTVFRQEANVIREIQVAPSTSMQTLRVSGLPQAMRIHSIRCEPSPTINVRSVRVLSHVEVRDRKQEEQQNASIAQTQQAIEEAQQNVAAIERDLMTIENLVQFSAKQANHDLRQATLDAESITEIADFVMQRRRALAKELLKAQHALRAKQQELEGIIAEISEETDSDTEQTFDAIIRVDATEGGPLRLSYWVDDVSWQPSYTIRATSNVDVEDEIMIQLDGHVSQSSGEDWKGVKLVLCTGVPDVKADGPVLAPLRVTVDGASSKFDSPGLGGDQSIPAWVDPGEWQTNLRLNADASTKQVQEINQPASVQRDLASDAGQNVSDETYVIEREVDVPHRAIKQSVTVLQSTVKGDIYRVVVPLLSSFAYREVEVENRSGENLVGGDAMVFLDGRFVGRTTVPPTAAGGELLLGFGADRQVRTRRELLERTVEPKGGNRLTTLKYRLVISNFHDQAVDVHLFDRLPISDSETAIDLIADETSLGTLSDDAKYLRLVRPTGILRWDLQVPAKRFGSDAYDHHYQFTIEMDRTKTITGTDLQRQINQDLQFQRFNGGGMGGGMGGAGGGGAR
- a CDS encoding SulP family inorganic anion transporter; amino-acid sequence: MLNFFRRQTANTKDDVLSGLTVALALVPEAVAFAFVAGVSPLIGLYSAVFIGLITAVLGGRPGMISGATGAMAVVVVGLVTIHGIEYMFPAVILCGLIQIAIGFARLGKLIRMVPHSVMLGFVNGLAIVIGMAQLGSFKILDLDAGEMVYLSGIRLWLMLGLVGLTMLIIVGLPRFTKAIPASLAAILVVTMISVGINRSGQIAGDGISSNAIATVGDMLATHATAATASEQLANGQEIVPVEASIGGGLPKLFFMEYLVPEFSFETLKIIFPFALTLAGVGLIESLMTLTLIDEITETRGRGNRECVGQGVANLVCGLFGGMGGCAMIGQSLINVNSGGRGRLSGITAACCLMLFILFVAPWIEMIPMAALVGVMFMVVIGTFEWASIKMISRIPPSDYFVMVLVAGYTVVMHDLATAVILGVVVSACVFAWKHATHLGADTKINEEGSKVYQLHGPLFFASASSFKELFDVQNDPEDVVIDFYYTRVYDQSGMEAIRTLTEKYQAANKRLHLTHLSEECRTLLDRAGELVEVNLSEDPQYHVATDRLA